CAAAGATTTCGTCGAGGAGATCGCTCCCCTCAAGGGAGAGTCGGTTGTTGTCAGCATCTTCGGCGGCACTCCGGAGGAGTTTGGGACCGTAGCTTCCTGGTTCCCGGATGCGGCCGCATTCGAGCTGAACCTCTCGTGCCCGCATGCTGAAGGATACGGTGCGTCCATCGGCGTCAATCCCCGTGTCGTCAGGGAGTGCACCGAGATCGTGAAAACATACAACAAACCCGTCTGGGTCAAGCTCACCCCCAACGTAACCGATATCAAAATAATTGGAAAAGCGGCAGAAGAAGGCGGCGCCGACGCGATTGTCGCAATCAATACAGTGAAGGCAATGCGGATCTCGACCGAAATGCGCCGTCCGGTTCTGGGCAACTGCTTTGGCGGACTCTCCGGACAAGCGATCTTCCCGATCGCAGTCAGGAGCGTTTACGATCTGTATGATGCCGTCGATATCCCGATCATCGGCTGCGGTGGAGTCTCGAGTGCCGACAATGTTCTCGAGATGATGATGGCCGGCGCCTCTGCCGTCGAGATCGGCAGCGCGATCCATGACTCAGTCAACATATTCTCTGAAATTTCAGCCGATCTTTACTCCAAAGACGGAATACCCGCAGAGGAGATCGTGGGGTGTGCCCATGTCTGAGATGCCTGAAATCGTCACGATCACGACGGTCGTGGATGAAACGCCTACCATCAAAACATTCGTCTTCGACAAACTCTTTGCATTCAGACCAGGTCAGTTCTGTATGGTCTGGGTCCCGGGAGTCGACGAGATCCCCATGGCATTTTCTGCCGCAAATTCCATCACCGTCATGAAAGTAGGAGATGCCACAGAAGCACTCTTCTCGCTGAAAGCCGGAGATAAACTTGGTATTCGCGGTCCGTTTGGAAACGGTTTTTCACCAAGCGGAAAAGTACTTGCGATAGCCGGAGGGATCGGGGTCACCCCGCTCTTCACTTTGGCAGCATCGGGCGAAGTGGACACCTTCATCCTCGGTGCGCGGACGCGTGAGGAACTTGTCTTTGCCGAAGATCTTGCAAAAGTCAGCGACCTCAAAATCGCCACGGATGACGGGACCTATGGATTCCACGGGTTTGTAACCGGAATCCTTGATAGCATCGATGCAGA
The sequence above is a segment of the uncultured Methanocorpusculum sp. genome. Coding sequences within it:
- a CDS encoding dihydroorotate dehydrogenase electron transfer subunit, coding for MSEMPEIVTITTVVDETPTIKTFVFDKLFAFRPGQFCMVWVPGVDEIPMAFSAANSITVMKVGDATEALFSLKAGDKLGIRGPFGNGFSPSGKVLAIAGGIGVTPLFTLAASGEVDTFILGARTREELVFAEDLAKVSDLKIATDDGTYGFHGFVTGILDSIDAESYDTICVCGPEMMMKGILDRLVAKGIENRGQFSMHRYMKCAAGVCGSCCMDDHGLRVCRDGPVFTGDLIKTGEFAHYHRGPSGRKE
- a CDS encoding dihydroorotate dehydrogenase; translated protein: MIQIKLPEEEIAGVPLRNHMLLAAGILGTTSASLKRMLNLGAGGVVTKSIGPKAIPGHHGPALIPVDGGLINAMGLPNPSKDFVEEIAPLKGESVVVSIFGGTPEEFGTVASWFPDAAAFELNLSCPHAEGYGASIGVNPRVVRECTEIVKTYNKPVWVKLTPNVTDIKIIGKAAEEGGADAIVAINTVKAMRISTEMRRPVLGNCFGGLSGQAIFPIAVRSVYDLYDAVDIPIIGCGGVSSADNVLEMMMAGASAVEIGSAIHDSVNIFSEISADLYSKDGIPAEEIVGCAHV